The following are from one region of the Nicotiana tomentosiformis chromosome 7, ASM39032v3, whole genome shotgun sequence genome:
- the LOC138896238 gene encoding uncharacterized protein, which produces MDPLKYIFQKSMPTGKLAKWQILLSEFDIVYMTQKAVKGQVLAYHLAKNHVGGEYEPLKTYFPDEEVSFVGEDITEAYNEWRIFFDGAADFKRVGIGAVLVSEIAQHYPIYAKLRFLCTNNMAKYEACILGLNLAVDMNIQELLVIGDSDMLVHQV; this is translated from the coding sequence atggaccctctgaagtacatctttcagaaatcCATGCCTACAGGAaagctggcaaaatggcagatattgttgagtgaattcgacattgtctatatgactcagaaggcggttaagggacAAGTATTAGCGTATCATCTTGCGAAAAATcatgtaggaggagaatacgaaccactaaaaacgtattttcctgatgaagaagtatcattcgtaggagaagatatcaccgaagccTACAACGAGTGGAGAATATTTTTCGATGGAGCCGCAGACTTCAAaagagtgggtattggagccgttttggtgtcagaaataGCTCAGCATTATCCGATATATGCGAAACTCAGATTtctgtgcaccaataatatggcaaaatatgaggcttgcatattggggctcaatttggccgttgacatgaatatccaggaattactggtaattggagattcagaTATGCTGGTACATCAGGTGTAG